A section of the Thunnus albacares chromosome 6, fThuAlb1.1, whole genome shotgun sequence genome encodes:
- the linc.pou2af1 gene encoding colorectal cancer associated 2, translated as HTDKPRVYQGVRVKTTVKELLQRHRAREANSKKVKTISQACLELQDLCASTFPSRYVDPPPAVPQADTSGYSARVLQPCAATFPVLDSSCSIQMQESTFNDSQQQFGDMMLPGNGYSVNSNSTVGGGGGGGSGYSASLPPLPSFPLPWCHGLSSDADYYDYGMAPCSPPESLKLCSPMDHNSYSPQDSFSSSSSSCYDSPTRMESSYHGFTSEHYHYQHCNLQDCYCLPHCWPGQQESFSVPEYAPYYPPTDHPYACPVEENYFKRDLPMSSEMCYNVL; from the exons CATACAGATAAGCCGAGGGTGTACCAGGGCGTCCGAGTGAAGACCACGGTTAAAGAGCTACTGCAGAGGCACAGAGCCCGCGAGGCCAACAGCAAAAAAGTTAAAACG ATATCCCAGGCTTGCTTGGAACTTCAGGATCTTTGCGCGTCCACTTTTCCAA GTCGCTATGTGGACCCTCCTCCCGCGGTTCCCCAAGCGGACACGAGCGGTTATAGCGCGCGAGTGCTCCAGCCGTGCGCCGCCACGTTCCCTGTCCTTGACAGCTCGTGCAGCATCCAGATGCAGGAAAGCACCTTTAACGACAGCCAGCAGCAGTTTGGGGACATGATGTTGCCCGGCAACGGCTACAGTGTCAACAGCAACAGCACCGtcggcggcggcggtggtggtggtagcGGCTACAGCGCCTCCCtgcctcctcttccctccttcccGCTGCCCTGGTGCCATGGACTCTCCTCAGATGCGGACTACTATGACTATGGGATG gCTCCTTGCTCCCCACCTGAGTCTCTGAAGCTCTGCAGTCCCATGGATCACAACAGCTACTCGCCGCAGgattctttctcctcctcctcttcctcctgctacGACTCACCCACCAGGATGGAGTCCAGCTACCACGGCTTCACCTCAGAGCACTATCACTACCAGCACTGCAACCTCCAGGACTGTTACTGCCTGCCCCACTGTTGGCCAGGCCAGCAGGAGAGCTTCTCTGTCCCTGAATACGCACCTTACTACCCCCCCACAGACCACCCGTACGCCTGCCCTGTGGAAGAGAACTATTTTAAGAGAGATTTGCCAATGAGCTCCGAAATGTGTTACAATGTACTATGA